In Erythrobacter sp. KY5, the DNA window CGCAGGTCACATCGCCGCCGACCCCATTGGCGCCCTTGCGAATGAGGCGGACGAGCTCGCACGATTTGTAAGCCGCTATCCCGCCGCCTACGACCAGCAATATCTTAGGCCCAGCCTCGCTCACTACCCGGTCTTCCTCCACGTTCTTGGTCTGTCAGTTTCCGTCTAGCGGTCATATCAAGCCGCGCCAAGTCCAGCAGACTCCTTGCGATAGGATGGTTAAAATTGCACTTAGAGCCGAGCAGCGAATTGACGGCAATCGCGCCGGTCCGGACGCTGCGTTGAAGGGGGTTTACAGATGATTTTAGCGCTCAAGGTGCTTTTGACGCTCGGCGGGGGATTGCTGGTATTCATGGGGTTCGGCTTCTTCACCGATCCAGTGAGCTCGGCTGCGGATTTCGGGATCGATGTCGAAGGCGCGCATGGCCTCACCTCGATACGCGCCGACATGACCGCCTTTTTCGGAGTGTCGGGCGCGTGTTTCATCTGGGGCGCGTGGGCCAATCGCAGCGATCCCCTGATCATTGGTGCGGCTTTGATGTTCGTCACCCTGGCAACGCGGCTCGTCGCGCTTGGCGCTTATGGCGCATTTGAGGGTTACATCCTGCCGATGTTGGTCGAGGCTTTGCTCGGCATTTTCGGCATCGTCGGCGCGCGAATTTTGCCGAAGACCACCAGAGGCTAGAGCAGCCCGGCGAGCATCGCGCCGTATACAGCGCCTGCCCCCGCCAGCCCTGCAACAAAGTAGCCAAGCAGGCCTCCGCCCGAGCGTTCCTTGCGTTCGGTCATGAGGCGAATTTCGGGGAGCGGCGGGGGTTCGGGTGCGCCGCCCTTGGGGGGGAACTTCTCCTCAAGCCGCCTGACCAGGCCCGGCAGGCGGAAGAGCGTTTCGGTGTCTTCCTTGATCCGGTCGGCAATTGCGGCTTCCGGCCCCAGCTCGTCGCGGATCCAGCTGCGCACGTAAGGCGCTGCGGTGTCCCACATATTGATTTCGGGATTGAGCTGAGTGGCGATCCCCTCGACCATTACCATGGTCTTTTGCAGCAGCAGCAAATGCGGCTGGGTCTGCATATCGAAATCGCGCGTGATCGCGAACAGCCCATCGAGCATCTGGCCGACGCTCAGTTCCTTGACCGGCTTGCCGCGCATCGGTTCGCCCACGGCGCGCAGAGCGGTCGCAAACTCGCCGACCGAATGGTAGCTCGGCACATATTGCGCCTCGAAATGGATCTCGGCGACGCGTTGATAATTGCCGGTCGTGAGGCCATAGAGGATTTCGGCAAGCCATTGGCGAGCGCGGCGGTCGATCCGGCCCATGATGCCAAAGTCGATCGCGACAATCGTGCCGTCCTCTTCGACGAACAGGTTCCCCTGGTGCATGTCGGCATGGAAGAACCCGGCGCTGATCGCCTGTGTGAGAAAGCTGATGACGAGCTTTTCGGCCAAGGCCTCAAGATCGTGCCCGGCCGCGATCAATTGGTCGCGATTGGAAATCTTGATGCCTTCGACCCACTCGATCGTCAGCACCCGGCCATTGGTCCGGTCCCAGTCGATCGCAGGGATGCGGTAGCCGCCTATACCTGCCATCTCCTCGGCAAGCTCGGAGGCTGAGGCAGCTTCGCGGCGAAGGTCGAGTTCGGAGTTGGTCCAGCGTTTGAAGTTCGCAATGGTAAGCCGGGGTCGCAGGCGCTCGGCCTCTCCGCCCATTGCTTCAACATGAGCGGCTGCCCATTCATAGGTCTGGATGTCGCGCGCAAACTTCTCGCGAATGCCGGGGCGCAGCACCTTGACCGCGACCTTGCGACCGTCGGTCGTGGTGGCGCGGTGGACCTGCGCGATGGAAGCAGCCCCCACTGGAACCGGGTCAATCTCTGTAAAGAGGCCGTCGATCGGCTGCTCGAAGGTTGCAGCGATCTGCTCTTCGATCTTGGCGAAGGGAACGGGAGGCAGGCTGTCCTGAAGGCTAAGGAGATTGTGCGCGGCTTCTTCCCCCACCAGATCGGGCCGCGTGGCCAGCGATTGGCCAAGCTTGATCGCGGCAGGTCCGATAGCGCGAAAGGCACCGGCATAATCGCGCGGGCCGTGTTTCCCGGTCAGCGTCGCGAGCCGGGCGAGCCGGGCAAGCCGGCGCACCGTCGAAGGCGCGTTGGGATCGTCCTCGACCCCGACGAGCGCGCGGCGGCGTGCGAGCGTGATGCCCCATCGCGCAAGGCGGAAAAGATGCGTGGCAGGCGTGGTCATGCGCTTTTAGATTTTCCAGCCCGAATGAATGGCGACCGCACCGCCCAGGATGCTTTCGACCTTGGTGTTGGTGAAGCCTGCTGCGCGAATCATGTTTTCGAACTCGGCCATCTTGGGGAATTTGCGAATTGATTCGACCAGATAGCGATAGCTGTCGGCGTCGCCTGCGATCATCTGCCCCATGCGCGGGAGCAGCAGATCGGAATAGACGTCGTAGATCTCCTTGAAGCCAGACCATTCGGTGGTCGAAAACTCCATGCAGTAAAACCGCCCTCCAGGTCGAAGCACGCGGTAAGCTTCCGCCAGCGCCTTGTCCTTGTAGGTCACGTTCCGAATGCCGAACACGATGGTGTAGGCATCGAAGCTGCTGCTTGCGAAACTGACCTCTTCGGCATTCTGCTGAGTAAAGACCAGGCTTCCGGTCTCATCGCTCTGCTCGCGCTCCATCGCGCGCTCTGCGCCGACGTCGAGCATGTCCTGATTGATGTCGGCAACCGTGATGTTCGCGCCGCGATCGGCCATGCGAAAGGCGATGTCACCCGTGCCGCCTGCCATGTCGAGGATCTGCTCGCCCGGCTGCGGCTTTACACGCTTGACGAAGCGGTCCTTCCACCCGCGATGCATTCCGATCGACATCGCATCGTTCATGATGTCGTATTTCTTCGCGACGCTGGTGAAGACCTCGCCCACGCGCCGGGTCTTTTCTTCCGGACTTACATTCTCATAGCCGAAGGAGACGGTTTCGTTTCCTGCGTCGTTCGCATGGTCGTTGGTGTTCTCACTCATGCGTGGAGCCCTAGAGGGAATTGCGGCATGCGCAAAGAGTGTTAGTGGGTTGGAAATGCCCGAATTACCCGAAGTCGAAACAACCGTGCGCGGGCTTGCCCGTTTCCTCGATGGTGCGCGGATCGAGCGAGTGACGCTGAATCGCCCCGATTTGCGCCGCCCGTTCCCGCCTGATCTCGTACAGGTGATGACCGGTGCGCAGGTCACAGGGCTCTCGCGCCGGGCGAAATATGGCCTCATTCACCTCGATCGCGGATCGACGATGATCTTTCACCTGGGCATGAGCGGTCGCTGGCGGATC includes these proteins:
- a CDS encoding DUF4345 family protein, which codes for MILALKVLLTLGGGLLVFMGFGFFTDPVSSAADFGIDVEGAHGLTSIRADMTAFFGVSGACFIWGAWANRSDPLIIGAALMFVTLATRLVALGAYGAFEGYILPMLVEALLGIFGIVGARILPKTTRG
- the ubiB gene encoding 2-polyprenylphenol 6-hydroxylase, which encodes MTTPATHLFRLARWGITLARRRALVGVEDDPNAPSTVRRLARLARLATLTGKHGPRDYAGAFRAIGPAAIKLGQSLATRPDLVGEEAAHNLLSLQDSLPPVPFAKIEEQIAATFEQPIDGLFTEIDPVPVGAASIAQVHRATTTDGRKVAVKVLRPGIREKFARDIQTYEWAAAHVEAMGGEAERLRPRLTIANFKRWTNSELDLRREAASASELAEEMAGIGGYRIPAIDWDRTNGRVLTIEWVEGIKISNRDQLIAAGHDLEALAEKLVISFLTQAISAGFFHADMHQGNLFVEEDGTIVAIDFGIMGRIDRRARQWLAEILYGLTTGNYQRVAEIHFEAQYVPSYHSVGEFATALRAVGEPMRGKPVKELSVGQMLDGLFAITRDFDMQTQPHLLLLQKTMVMVEGIATQLNPEINMWDTAAPYVRSWIRDELGPEAAIADRIKEDTETLFRLPGLVRRLEEKFPPKGGAPEPPPLPEIRLMTERKERSGGGLLGYFVAGLAGAGAVYGAMLAGLL
- a CDS encoding class I SAM-dependent methyltransferase: MSENTNDHANDAGNETVSFGYENVSPEEKTRRVGEVFTSVAKKYDIMNDAMSIGMHRGWKDRFVKRVKPQPGEQILDMAGGTGDIAFRMADRGANITVADINQDMLDVGAERAMEREQSDETGSLVFTQQNAEEVSFASSSFDAYTIVFGIRNVTYKDKALAEAYRVLRPGGRFYCMEFSTTEWSGFKEIYDVYSDLLLPRMGQMIAGDADSYRYLVESIRKFPKMAEFENMIRAAGFTNTKVESILGGAVAIHSGWKI